The Propionibacterium freudenreichii subsp. freudenreichii genome contains a region encoding:
- a CDS encoding ArsR/SmtB family transcription factor: protein MREDMKACTFNVESQYVDLAAEVFSLLSDATRIRIILALRDGELSVGDLADRVRKSPTAVSQHLAKLRWGKIVQARQEGTRVFYSLIDEHARKLVAQAVFQAEHVVGGVPPHHLNGEGVPAAPAAPDATETASATDPGQRA, encoded by the coding sequence ATGCGTGAAGATATGAAGGCTTGCACCTTCAACGTCGAGAGCCAGTACGTCGACCTGGCTGCGGAGGTGTTCTCCCTGCTGTCGGACGCCACCCGCATCCGCATCATCCTTGCCCTGCGCGACGGTGAACTCTCGGTGGGCGACCTGGCCGATCGCGTCCGCAAGTCGCCCACGGCGGTGTCGCAGCACCTCGCCAAGCTGCGCTGGGGGAAGATCGTGCAGGCCCGCCAGGAGGGCACCCGGGTCTTCTACAGCCTCATCGACGAACACGCCCGCAAGCTCGTGGCGCAGGCGGTGTTCCAGGCCGAACACGTGGTGGGTGGCGTACCTCCACACCATCTCAACGGCGAGGGGGTCCCCGCCGCACCGGCCGCCCCGGACGCCACCGAGACGGCCTCCGCAACCGACCCCGGGCAACGGGCATGA
- a CDS encoding heavy metal translocating P-type ATPase: MTTVTGSTSRTTIRQQAGTSLWSRIDRTDLARTLFVAACTAALALGLDWPSPTVPLLAVIGLVVGCWPVVVEAWHDIRQRRMSMELSMLLAIIAAGVIGEWTTSLLITTFVLAAEILEDLSMDRGRDALTALMSFLPTTVTLREGHTTRDIALDDVAPGQVLVIGPGERVPVDGVVDKGRSTLDQSRITGESMPVDVAVGDPVYAGSINQVGALEVRAERVGANSSYGRIVTAVREAQSSRAPVQRMADRFAAWLVYLSIAGAIVTFLVTRDLSATISVIIVAGACGIAAGTPLAVLAAIARIARVGAFVKGGAHLEALSVVDTVVFDKTGTLTRGVPTVTDVRTAPGVSTQQLLAWAGAAEAYSEHPLGRAIAAHVRAAGVAPGTAQSFDYQPGRGVSVEVDGRMIAAGNARLVPDAPASAADGVATPVHVSVDGHYAGTVLLVDQVRDSARSVVAELRHRGLRVMMITGDQPATARAVADELGITEVRAGLLPDEKLRAIDAERAAGHRLAMVGDGVNDAPALMRATVGIAMGSGTDIARDSADVVLISSDLNDLAATLHIARRARRIVMFNFVGTIVVDVIGMVLAAFGLLGPVLAAVFHVGSESAFILNSARLIPGRRH; encoded by the coding sequence ATGACCACCGTCACCGGCAGCACCTCCCGGACCACGATCCGTCAGCAGGCGGGCACGAGCCTGTGGTCCCGCATCGACCGCACCGACCTTGCCCGCACCCTGTTCGTCGCCGCCTGCACCGCCGCCCTGGCCCTTGGTCTCGACTGGCCCTCGCCAACCGTGCCGCTGCTCGCCGTCATCGGGCTCGTCGTTGGCTGCTGGCCGGTGGTGGTGGAGGCCTGGCACGACATCCGCCAGCGTCGGATGAGCATGGAACTGTCCATGCTGCTGGCGATCATCGCCGCCGGCGTCATCGGCGAATGGACCACCTCGCTGCTCATCACCACCTTCGTGCTCGCCGCCGAGATCCTCGAGGACCTGTCGATGGACCGTGGCCGCGACGCGCTGACCGCCCTGATGTCGTTCCTGCCCACCACCGTGACACTGCGCGAGGGGCACACCACCCGCGACATCGCGCTGGACGACGTGGCGCCCGGCCAGGTGCTGGTGATCGGGCCCGGCGAACGCGTCCCGGTCGACGGTGTGGTGGACAAGGGGCGGTCGACGCTCGACCAGTCGCGCATCACCGGTGAGTCCATGCCGGTGGACGTTGCCGTGGGCGACCCGGTCTACGCCGGCTCGATCAACCAGGTCGGTGCGCTGGAGGTGCGCGCCGAGCGCGTCGGTGCGAACTCGTCGTACGGGCGCATCGTGACGGCGGTCCGCGAGGCCCAGTCGTCGCGGGCGCCCGTGCAGCGGATGGCGGACCGGTTCGCGGCCTGGCTGGTCTACCTGTCGATCGCCGGGGCGATCGTCACCTTCCTGGTCACCCGTGACCTGTCGGCGACGATCTCGGTGATCATCGTGGCCGGCGCCTGTGGCATCGCCGCCGGCACGCCACTTGCCGTCCTGGCGGCCATCGCCCGCATCGCCCGGGTGGGGGCCTTTGTCAAGGGTGGTGCACACCTCGAGGCACTCAGCGTGGTCGACACCGTCGTCTTCGACAAGACCGGCACACTCACCCGGGGCGTCCCGACCGTCACCGACGTGCGCACTGCGCCCGGCGTCAGCACGCAGCAACTCCTGGCCTGGGCGGGGGCCGCGGAAGCCTATTCCGAACATCCGCTGGGCAGGGCCATCGCCGCCCACGTGCGCGCGGCAGGCGTGGCGCCGGGCACGGCCCAGTCCTTCGACTACCAGCCCGGACGCGGGGTCAGCGTCGAGGTCGACGGACGCATGATCGCCGCCGGCAACGCCCGCCTGGTGCCCGACGCCCCGGCGTCGGCAGCCGACGGGGTGGCCACGCCCGTCCATGTCAGCGTCGACGGGCACTATGCCGGTACGGTCCTGCTGGTCGACCAGGTACGCGACTCCGCGCGCAGCGTCGTCGCCGAACTGCGCCACCGCGGCTTGCGGGTGATGATGATCACCGGCGACCAGCCGGCCACCGCCCGGGCCGTTGCCGACGAGCTGGGCATCACCGAGGTGCGCGCCGGACTGCTGCCCGACGAGAAGCTTCGCGCCATCGACGCCGAACGCGCCGCCGGCCACCGGCTGGCCATGGTGGGGGACGGCGTCAACGACGCGCCCGCCCTGATGCGGGCGACGGTGGGCATCGCGATGGGCAGCGGCACCGACATTGCCCGGGACAGTGCAGACGTGGTGCTGATCAGCTCCGACCTGAACGACCTGGCCGCCACCCTGCACATTGCGCGGCGGGCACGACGCATCGTGATGTTCAACTTCGTCGGCACCATCGTGGTCGACGTGATCGGCATGGTCCTGGCCGCTTTCGGGCTGCTCGGCCCGGTGCTCGCGGCGGTCTTCCATGTGGGCAGCGAAAGCGCGTTCATCCTCAATTCGGCGCGGTTGATCCCGGGACGCCGCCACTGA